A single window of Rhizobium indicum DNA harbors:
- a CDS encoding bifunctional [glutamine synthetase] adenylyltransferase/[glutamine synthetase]-adenylyl-L-tyrosine phosphorylase produces the protein MLTKSTHGLKDVAEGLLRPLNQTELKLALADLQEAGRHEPSVAAMLKTESPLRDFIAAVLTLSPYLREMVNLDPVVLAGAITEPLEPQIEALVAEARRCWQPDGEGAAPSESVVMSRLRVIKRKVAFLVALADLARIFDGRATTAWLSELAEASVAAAIDHLLLAAHEGGKLRLPDMAAPSDGSGLIVLGMGKLGASELNYSSDIDLVVVFDEQAGIVPDPDDAIEIFPRMMRRLVRILQERTADGYVFRTDLRLRPDPGSTPLAIPVDAAMIYYEGRGQNWERAAFIKARAVAGDLTAGGEFLRGLAPFVFRKYLDYAAIADIHSIKRQIHAHKGHGAIAVKGHNVKLGRGGIREIEFFVQTQQLIAGGRMPALRGRATEETLGELTKAKWIDAETRDELTEAYWFLRDVEHRIQMVRDEQTHLLPETDADLKRIAFMMGFSDTPSFTERLVGVLKTVERRYAHLFEQESKLSTDTGNLVFTGQGDDPDTLETLKKLGFTRPSDISRIIRTWHYGRYRATQSVEARERLTELAPQLLRVFGESKRADEALLRFDSFISGLPSGIQLFSLLGSNPALLSLIVNIMSSAPRLAEVIAARPHVFDGMLDPGLMAELPTRDYLGERLKGSLAQARHYEEVLDRLRIFAAEQRFLIGIRLLTGAINGGMAARAFTHLADLIIAAALDAVVGEMRAAHGDYPGGRIAVAGMGKLGSFELTAGSDIDLILLYDYDDAASESDGPKPLDATRYFTRITQRLMAALSAPTAEGVLYEVDMRLRPSGNKGPVATRINAFGKYQREEAWTWEHMALSRARLICGDESLIAEAEHIVREVLSADRDIAKVAHDVAEMRELIDKEKPPSGPWDLKLIPGGVIDLEFIAQYLALIAPTKGVGIAVNEVSTGEALKVLGEPLMTTVDLDICLEAFTLYTGLSQLIRLSIDGLFDPKEAPAGLVELVCRAGDCPDIKTLEAEVKRLSKAVRKIFLNVVKA, from the coding sequence GATTTCATTGCGGCCGTGCTGACGCTGTCGCCTTATCTGCGCGAAATGGTCAATCTCGACCCGGTCGTCCTCGCTGGCGCCATCACTGAACCGCTGGAGCCGCAGATCGAGGCGCTGGTTGCCGAGGCGCGGCGCTGCTGGCAACCGGACGGCGAGGGGGCAGCTCCCTCGGAATCCGTGGTGATGAGCAGGTTGCGCGTCATCAAGCGCAAGGTGGCCTTCCTCGTTGCGCTCGCCGATCTCGCGCGTATCTTCGACGGCCGGGCGACGACGGCTTGGCTGAGCGAGCTTGCCGAAGCTTCGGTTGCCGCCGCGATCGACCATCTGCTGCTGGCGGCGCATGAGGGTGGAAAGCTGCGGCTGCCGGATATGGCGGCGCCGAGCGACGGCTCCGGGCTGATCGTGCTCGGCATGGGCAAACTCGGCGCATCCGAACTCAACTATTCCTCCGATATCGACCTCGTCGTCGTCTTCGACGAACAGGCAGGAATCGTGCCCGACCCGGATGACGCGATCGAGATTTTCCCCAGGATGATGCGGCGGCTGGTGCGCATCCTGCAGGAGCGGACAGCGGACGGCTACGTCTTCCGCACCGATCTCAGACTGCGCCCCGATCCCGGCTCGACACCGCTGGCGATCCCGGTCGATGCGGCGATGATCTATTATGAGGGCAGGGGCCAGAACTGGGAGCGGGCGGCCTTCATCAAGGCGCGCGCGGTTGCCGGCGACTTGACCGCGGGCGGCGAATTCCTGCGCGGGCTAGCCCCGTTCGTCTTCCGCAAATATCTCGATTACGCGGCGATTGCCGATATCCATTCGATCAAGCGGCAGATTCATGCGCATAAGGGCCACGGCGCCATTGCGGTCAAGGGTCATAACGTCAAGCTCGGCCGCGGCGGCATTCGCGAGATCGAATTCTTCGTCCAGACGCAGCAGCTGATCGCCGGCGGCCGCATGCCGGCATTGCGTGGCCGGGCGACGGAGGAGACGCTCGGTGAACTCACCAAGGCGAAATGGATCGACGCGGAAACCCGTGACGAACTGACGGAGGCCTACTGGTTCCTGCGCGATGTCGAGCATCGCATCCAGATGGTGCGCGACGAGCAGACCCACCTGCTGCCGGAGACAGATGCCGACCTGAAGCGCATCGCCTTCATGATGGGATTCAGCGACACGCCGAGCTTCACCGAACGGCTGGTCGGCGTGCTGAAGACCGTGGAGCGGCGTTATGCCCACCTCTTCGAGCAGGAGAGCAAGCTCTCGACCGACACCGGCAACCTCGTCTTCACCGGCCAGGGCGACGACCCGGATACGCTGGAGACGCTGAAGAAGCTCGGCTTCACCAGACCGTCCGACATTTCGCGCATCATCCGCACCTGGCACTACGGCCGCTACCGGGCGACGCAATCAGTCGAGGCGCGCGAAAGGCTGACGGAGCTGGCGCCGCAGCTCCTGCGGGTCTTCGGCGAAAGCAAGCGCGCCGACGAGGCGCTGCTGCGCTTCGACAGCTTCATCTCCGGCCTTCCCTCCGGCATCCAGCTGTTTTCGCTGCTCGGCAGCAACCCGGCGCTGCTGTCGCTGATCGTCAACATCATGTCCTCGGCGCCCCGGCTTGCCGAGGTGATTGCCGCCAGGCCGCATGTCTTCGACGGCATGCTCGATCCCGGCCTGATGGCCGAGCTGCCGACGCGCGACTATCTCGGCGAACGGCTGAAGGGCTCGCTTGCCCAGGCCCGCCACTATGAAGAGGTGCTCGACCGGCTGCGCATCTTCGCCGCCGAGCAGCGCTTTCTGATCGGCATCCGCCTGCTCACCGGTGCGATCAACGGCGGGATGGCCGCACGTGCCTTCACCCATCTCGCCGACCTCATCATTGCGGCGGCACTCGATGCCGTGGTCGGCGAGATGCGGGCAGCACACGGCGACTATCCCGGCGGGCGCATCGCGGTCGCCGGCATGGGCAAGCTCGGCAGCTTCGAGCTGACGGCCGGTTCCGACATCGATCTGATCCTGCTCTATGATTATGACGATGCGGCTTCCGAATCCGACGGGCCGAAGCCGCTCGATGCGACGCGTTACTTCACCCGCATCACCCAGAGACTGATGGCCGCCTTGTCGGCGCCGACCGCCGAAGGCGTGCTCTATGAGGTCGACATGCGGCTGCGCCCATCCGGCAACAAGGGGCCGGTCGCCACCCGCATCAATGCCTTCGGCAAATATCAGCGTGAAGAGGCATGGACCTGGGAGCATATGGCGCTCAGCCGCGCCCGGCTGATTTGCGGCGATGAGAGCCTGATCGCCGAGGCGGAACATATCGTCCGCGAGGTGCTGTCGGCCGATCGCGACATCGCCAAGGTGGCGCATGATGTCGCCGAAATGCGCGAACTGATCGACAAGGAAAAGCCGCCCTCCGGCCCGTGGGACCTGAAGCTCATTCCCGGCGGCGTCATCGATCTCGAATTCATCGCCCAGTATCTGGCGCTGATCGCGCCGACCAAGGGCGTCGGCATTGCCGTCAATGAGGTGAGCACCGGCGAAGCCCTGAAGGTACTTGGCGAGCCGCTGATGACAACAGTCGATCTCGACATATGCCTCGAGGCCTTCACGCTTTATACCGGCCTTTCGCAACTGATCCGCCTCTCCATCGACGGCCTGTTCGATCCGAAGGAGGCGCCCGCGGGTCTCGTCGAACTCGTCTGCCGCGCCGGCGACTGCCCTGACATCAAGACGCTGGAAGCGGAGGTGAAGCGGCTGTCGAAAGCGGTTCGGAAAATATTCCTGAATGTCGTGAAAGCCTGA